A stretch of the Microcella sp. genome encodes the following:
- a CDS encoding nucleotidyltransferase domain-containing protein has product MDLSTPGADLLGPIRARVMAALARTSEPASGREVARLADGLAPSSTHRELQALVEIGLVTARRSSHATTYTLNREHVLWPPLAEILGSSVRVEQRIRESVERHLADEVSCALFGSVARGDSTPSSDIDLLIVTDTEPGEVVDALDRVRDDLAQFTGNNPQLIAVTRPQVRRMVAASDPLVASWEADLRMVCGPDVRDLLRKASP; this is encoded by the coding sequence ATGGACCTCAGCACGCCCGGCGCCGACCTGCTCGGCCCAATTCGAGCACGCGTCATGGCCGCGCTCGCCCGAACCTCTGAGCCAGCCTCGGGCCGAGAGGTCGCACGGCTCGCGGACGGGCTCGCCCCAAGCTCGACACACCGCGAGCTGCAGGCACTCGTCGAGATCGGGCTCGTCACCGCTCGACGCAGCAGCCACGCCACGACTTACACCCTCAATCGCGAGCACGTGCTGTGGCCACCGCTCGCCGAGATTCTGGGCAGTTCCGTGCGAGTCGAGCAGCGCATCCGCGAATCAGTTGAACGACACCTGGCCGACGAGGTGTCATGCGCGCTCTTCGGATCCGTCGCCCGAGGAGATTCGACGCCCTCGAGCGACATCGACCTGCTCATCGTGACTGACACGGAGCCTGGTGAGGTTGTGGATGCTCTCGACCGAGTTCGTGACGACCTGGCACAGTTCACCGGCAACAACCCCCAGCTCATCGCCGTCACTCGCCCGCAGGTGCGGCGCATGGTCGCCGCGAGCGATCCGCTCGTCGCGTCGTGGGAGGCAGACCTGCGTATGGTCTGCGGCCCCGACGTGCGAGACCTCCTCCGAAAGGCGAGCCCCTGA
- a CDS encoding DUF6498-containing protein, producing the protein MAERTRPGGSTRPPIGRGRADQARGQQEAPRGRGRASQAAGQRGDGRAHQCGAVRPQPSRAGRRCDEPSASIQPLQESSTMPRLITLLAYTALPLIGVLLLGWDWREIVLLYWLENISLGVAMLIKLLRSADAPGGDDPEVVGNLTINGRRVRGPGAGRALAGFFALHYGIFTLVHGIFVVLIIAGVFVPVDSETPVNWWGALLVWIIGGSAQVLAARFGPLPEQRGSRLMLSAYGRIISLHVSVIVGIVLIAELQWPAAAAVLLIALHALIDGIGWMFSAARDRARSRAAQGTVPRG; encoded by the coding sequence GTGGCCGAGCGGACCAGGCCAGGGGGCAGCACGAGACCGCCGATAGGGCGTGGCCGAGCGGACCAGGCCAGGGGGCAGCAGGAGGCGCCGAGAGGGCGAGGCCGAGCGTCCCAGGCGGCGGGGCAGAGGGGCGATGGCAGGGCGCACCAGTGCGGCGCCGTCAGGCCGCAGCCGAGCAGAGCGGGTCGTCGGTGCGATGAGCCTTCTGCGAGCATCCAGCCCCTGCAAGAATCAAGCACCATGCCCCGCCTGATCACCTTGCTCGCCTACACGGCGCTGCCGCTTATCGGCGTGCTGCTGCTCGGCTGGGACTGGCGCGAGATCGTGCTGCTCTACTGGCTCGAGAACATCAGCCTCGGCGTCGCGATGCTCATCAAGCTGCTGCGGTCGGCCGACGCGCCCGGCGGCGACGACCCCGAGGTCGTGGGCAACCTCACCATCAATGGCCGCCGAGTGCGCGGCCCCGGTGCCGGTCGAGCCCTCGCCGGCTTCTTCGCCCTGCACTACGGCATCTTCACCCTCGTGCACGGAATCTTCGTGGTGCTCATCATCGCGGGCGTGTTCGTGCCGGTCGACAGCGAGACTCCGGTGAACTGGTGGGGCGCCCTGCTCGTGTGGATCATCGGCGGCTCAGCCCAAGTGCTCGCCGCCCGGTTCGGCCCGCTGCCCGAGCAGCGCGGGTCGCGCCTCATGCTCAGCGCCTACGGCCGCATCATCTCGCTGCACGTGTCGGTCATCGTGGGCATCGTGCTCATCGCCGAGCTGCAGTGGCCCGCGGCCGCCGCCGTGCTGCTGATCGCGCTGCACGCCCTCATCGACGGGATCGGGTGGATGTTCTCCGCCGCCCGCGACCGCGCCCGATCGCGCGCGGCGCAGGGCACGGTGCCGCGCGGCTGA
- a CDS encoding AAA family ATPase encodes MLKKIVRVEDFRAMKAWSSGVEFVTVNLIYGLNGSGKSTFASLFDHVVQNPTEIGNVRVEILDAADSPRTLSAVDDFFWPNVRVFNRAYVARNIRFDESSGPDASALLTLGERQIEAEARQEAIQSRLDAISTEQDVAGRQRDQAQTSQNQLATRTASQIAQELQLVGGRYAARSYRAPEVKALLVDRAALASGQSSDVEEDLKTVTASPMSEVPLEPSTIVDLSALSNRLEQLRARTVTSAPIPELANNPQAERWVQSGLPLHEHATTCYFCMNELTAGRRADLDRHFDASLIALQADLAAFRSEISAAVQSARTSIAELPATNLLFESFRADYGRAREAADEALELYVAYAAALESLATEKSERLFSALPVGALPPYESPDLAAAEKLVDEHNNRVGSLETMRSEAAQRIEHSRIVSITEEYDGYQTTIETNGAILAALTEERATLLEERDALPTTELDPRPLAESLNSDLAYLLGRDELRFAVNGDHYEIQRGGEPARHLSEGERTAISLLYFLCSLNGHEVEQGRVTVVIDDPISSLDSNVLVGASSHLWGRLVDAPTPRQVFILTHNFDLFRMWSNQFQQRRQPWRRTRPAALFEMRIRAVTMGGVARRLPVITEWPADSAIQKRIRSEYHYLFWRLAHTLEDCRNNPSIESDLDAAAILPNIARRVLEDFFAFKYPDLIDNFEGSVTRANENADPTTQRRILRFLHQYSHNGEADTSRGVPRPEAVTVLTAVFDLMKVIDSDHLSSMCAALDVNEASLTSSAESAT; translated from the coding sequence ATGCTTAAGAAAATCGTCCGCGTAGAAGACTTCCGCGCAATGAAGGCGTGGTCCTCGGGTGTCGAGTTCGTGACCGTCAATCTCATCTATGGCTTGAACGGGTCAGGCAAGTCCACGTTCGCATCGCTCTTCGACCATGTCGTGCAGAACCCAACTGAAATCGGCAACGTCCGCGTAGAGATCCTCGACGCCGCCGATTCTCCCCGCACACTCTCTGCCGTCGATGACTTTTTCTGGCCGAACGTCCGCGTGTTCAACCGCGCTTACGTCGCACGCAATATTCGGTTCGACGAGTCGAGCGGTCCAGATGCGAGCGCGCTCTTGACTCTCGGCGAACGACAGATCGAAGCGGAGGCTCGACAAGAAGCGATCCAAAGTCGACTTGATGCCATCAGCACCGAGCAGGACGTCGCTGGGCGTCAGCGCGACCAAGCCCAGACCAGTCAGAACCAACTGGCGACTCGCACTGCGTCGCAAATCGCGCAAGAACTGCAGTTGGTCGGCGGGCGCTACGCAGCACGCTCCTACCGGGCTCCGGAGGTGAAAGCTCTCCTGGTCGACCGCGCCGCGCTCGCCAGCGGACAGTCTTCCGATGTCGAAGAAGACTTGAAGACTGTCACAGCGTCGCCGATGAGTGAGGTACCGCTCGAACCATCAACGATCGTCGATCTGTCAGCATTGTCGAACCGCCTTGAGCAGCTCAGGGCTCGAACGGTCACTTCGGCGCCGATACCCGAACTCGCGAACAACCCTCAAGCAGAGCGTTGGGTACAGTCGGGCTTGCCACTTCACGAGCATGCCACGACCTGTTACTTCTGCATGAACGAGTTAACCGCAGGGCGAAGGGCGGATCTGGATCGCCATTTCGATGCCAGCCTTATTGCGCTTCAGGCCGACCTCGCCGCCTTCAGATCCGAAATCTCGGCCGCGGTTCAGAGCGCGCGAACCTCCATCGCTGAGCTGCCGGCGACGAACCTTCTTTTCGAGTCATTCCGAGCGGACTACGGCCGTGCGCGCGAAGCGGCCGATGAAGCACTTGAACTCTATGTGGCCTATGCCGCAGCGCTGGAGAGTCTCGCGACTGAGAAGAGTGAGCGCCTCTTCTCTGCGCTCCCGGTCGGGGCACTACCCCCTTACGAGTCTCCCGACCTCGCTGCTGCGGAGAAGCTGGTCGATGAGCACAATAACCGCGTGGGGTCTCTAGAGACCATGCGCTCGGAGGCAGCGCAGCGGATCGAGCATTCGCGGATCGTCTCGATCACTGAAGAGTACGACGGCTATCAGACAACAATCGAGACGAACGGTGCGATTCTTGCGGCTCTCACAGAGGAGAGGGCAACACTCCTCGAGGAGCGCGACGCCCTTCCGACCACCGAACTCGACCCTCGGCCGCTAGCTGAGTCGCTGAACTCCGACTTGGCCTATCTCCTCGGCCGCGACGAGTTGAGGTTCGCTGTCAACGGGGACCACTACGAGATTCAGCGAGGTGGCGAGCCTGCACGCCACCTCAGCGAAGGCGAACGCACCGCAATCTCCCTCCTCTACTTCCTGTGCAGCCTCAACGGCCACGAAGTCGAACAGGGACGCGTAACCGTCGTCATCGACGACCCGATATCGAGTCTCGACAGCAACGTGCTCGTTGGCGCATCGTCGCATCTTTGGGGCCGGCTCGTGGACGCCCCGACTCCGCGCCAGGTCTTCATTCTGACTCACAACTTCGACCTTTTCAGGATGTGGAGCAATCAGTTCCAACAGCGACGTCAACCATGGCGTCGAACTCGACCGGCAGCTCTCTTTGAGATGCGGATACGGGCCGTCACGATGGGTGGCGTCGCGCGACGGCTCCCGGTCATCACTGAGTGGCCAGCGGACTCGGCGATCCAGAAACGCATTAGGTCCGAGTATCACTACCTATTCTGGCGGTTGGCACACACATTGGAGGATTGCCGGAACAACCCTTCGATCGAGAGCGATCTCGATGCCGCAGCAATCCTTCCGAACATCGCACGTCGGGTGCTCGAGGATTTCTTCGCCTTCAAGTACCCGGACCTCATCGACAACTTTGAGGGCTCAGTGACCCGGGCGAACGAGAATGCTGACCCGACTACCCAGCGGCGCATCTTGCGCTTCCTTCACCAGTACTCGCACAACGGCGAAGCCGACACCAGCCGGGGCGTTCCCCGGCCCGAAGCCGTCACGGTCCTAACAGCAGTCTTCGACCTAATGAAAGTGATCGACTCCGATCATCTGAGCTCAATGTGCGCCGCGCTCGATGTTAATGAAGCCTCGTTGACGAGCTCTGCCGAGTCAGCGACGTAG
- a CDS encoding UvrD-helicase domain-containing protein gives MSEAGRSAGVEAARLVALADAFDERAALARAEAERWLIGHRTERQVAGTLAPLTACGYTFLHDRGWPGARRGSRAQIDHVLVGPGGVFVVDTKGWRDVTVAGGRVFRGQADVTDDLAGLADVGVSTEAALVELGLAPGEVRVVVVLAGSAMDPVPLASLGGLVVVGERRASAFINGFGRRLTERQQNVVLGAVIQHFPVLGDEPVPLDLSVPDPVLDEPALLTVDEVADTFLAGMLAAPIEEWMAFLHPEQAKLVRRSFSGPARIRGAAGTGKTVVGLHRAAYLARGTTGRVIVTTFVKTLPAVLGTLLHRLAPETVERVEFTGVHAFAMRVLRERGQRVSLDFTAVTQAFNFAWGTVGRRGPLFAIDANPRYWRDEIASVIKGRGLTTFEQYANLPRAGRRRPLRVEQRRAVWELFQAYEAALRDRGLVDFEDLVLRAEASLRETPMQGVDHVIIDEAQDLSCAMLRMLHAIVGDRPDGLTLIGDGQQTIYPGGYSLAEAGISVAGRGVVLSTNYRNTREIAAFAAAVVEGDEFVDIEGGPGRADAALDVPRTGPSPVLASFKSVAEHDGALVSQVRTLVASGVDPGDIGVLTATNRDALAMVTALRAAGFDVIELESYAGLSAPSIKVGTIKRAKGLEFKQVLLARVDGSLLSPAATGLDEGALERREIERRELYVGMTRARDGLWVGATSSQRTT, from the coding sequence ATGAGCGAGGCGGGCAGGTCGGCGGGCGTCGAAGCCGCGCGCCTCGTCGCGCTCGCTGACGCGTTCGACGAGCGGGCCGCTCTGGCCAGAGCCGAAGCCGAACGGTGGCTGATCGGCCACCGCACCGAGCGGCAGGTGGCCGGCACGCTCGCGCCCTTGACCGCGTGTGGCTACACCTTTCTGCACGACAGAGGCTGGCCCGGCGCCCGGCGCGGCAGCCGCGCCCAGATCGACCACGTGCTTGTCGGGCCCGGCGGCGTCTTCGTCGTCGACACGAAGGGCTGGCGCGATGTGACCGTGGCGGGAGGCCGCGTCTTCCGCGGGCAGGCCGACGTCACCGACGACCTCGCGGGGCTCGCCGACGTGGGCGTGAGCACCGAGGCGGCGCTCGTCGAGCTGGGGCTCGCTCCGGGTGAAGTGCGGGTGGTCGTGGTGCTCGCGGGTTCCGCCATGGACCCGGTGCCGCTCGCGAGCCTGGGCGGCCTGGTGGTGGTCGGCGAGCGGAGGGCATCCGCGTTCATCAACGGGTTCGGCAGGCGCCTGACCGAGCGCCAGCAGAATGTCGTGCTCGGCGCGGTCATCCAGCACTTTCCGGTGCTGGGCGACGAGCCGGTGCCGCTCGACCTGAGCGTGCCCGACCCGGTGCTCGACGAGCCCGCCCTGCTGACCGTCGACGAGGTGGCCGACACGTTCCTGGCCGGGATGCTCGCCGCCCCGATCGAGGAGTGGATGGCCTTTCTGCACCCCGAGCAGGCGAAGCTCGTGCGGCGCAGCTTCTCGGGCCCCGCGCGCATTCGCGGCGCCGCGGGAACCGGCAAGACGGTCGTCGGGCTGCATCGGGCGGCATACCTGGCGCGCGGCACGACGGGCCGCGTCATCGTGACGACGTTCGTGAAAACGTTGCCGGCGGTACTCGGCACACTGCTGCACCGGCTCGCCCCCGAGACTGTTGAGCGCGTCGAGTTCACGGGAGTGCACGCGTTCGCGATGCGGGTGCTGCGCGAGCGTGGGCAGCGGGTGAGCCTCGACTTCACGGCGGTGACGCAGGCGTTCAACTTTGCGTGGGGCACGGTCGGGCGCCGCGGGCCGCTGTTCGCGATCGATGCGAACCCGCGCTACTGGCGCGACGAGATCGCGTCGGTCATCAAGGGTCGCGGACTCACGACGTTCGAACAGTACGCCAACCTGCCGCGAGCCGGTCGGCGTCGCCCGCTACGGGTCGAGCAGCGGCGCGCGGTGTGGGAGCTGTTCCAGGCGTACGAGGCGGCACTGCGCGACCGCGGGCTCGTCGACTTCGAAGACCTGGTGCTGCGCGCCGAAGCCTCCCTGCGCGAGACCCCGATGCAGGGCGTCGACCACGTCATCATCGACGAGGCGCAAGACCTGTCGTGCGCGATGCTGCGCATGCTGCACGCGATCGTCGGCGACCGCCCCGACGGCCTCACGCTCATCGGCGACGGCCAGCAGACCATCTATCCGGGCGGCTACTCGCTCGCCGAGGCGGGCATCTCGGTCGCCGGCCGCGGAGTCGTGCTCTCGACCAACTACCGCAACACCCGCGAGATCGCGGCGTTCGCAGCGGCCGTCGTCGAGGGCGACGAGTTCGTCGACATCGAGGGCGGGCCGGGGCGGGCGGATGCTGCGCTCGATGTTCCCCGAACGGGCCCGTCGCCCGTGCTCGCGTCGTTCAAGTCTGTCGCCGAGCATGATGGGGCGCTCGTGTCGCAGGTGCGCACGCTCGTCGCGTCAGGCGTCGACCCCGGCGACATCGGCGTGCTGACGGCGACGAATCGGGATGCTCTCGCCATGGTCACCGCGCTGCGCGCTGCCGGGTTCGACGTCATCGAGCTCGAGAGCTACGCGGGCCTCAGCGCCCCGTCGATCAAGGTCGGAACGATCAAGCGCGCCAAGGGCCTCGAGTTCAAGCAGGTGCTGCTGGCGCGGGTCGATGGGTCGTTGCTCTCCCCGGCTGCTACCGGGCTCGACGAGGGCGCGCTCGAACGGCGGGAGATCGAGCGGCGGGAGTTGTATGTCGGCATGACTCGCGCCCGCGACGGGTTGTGGGTTGGCGCCACCTCGAGCCAGCGGACAACGTGA
- the gatB gene encoding Asp-tRNA(Asn)/Glu-tRNA(Gln) amidotransferase subunit GatB, with product MARAELMDFDKALELFEPVLGFEVHVELSTKTKMFSDAPNPALAANNITDPNTAITPVCLGLPGSLPVVNEQAVQFAISLGLALGCEIAPSSTFSRKNYFYPDLAKNYQISQYDEPIAFEGSLEIELEDGSLVQVPIERAHMEEDAGKLTHVGGSTGRIQGAEYSLVDYNRAGVPLVEIVTKPIYGAEHRAPELAKAYVSTIRDIVRALGISEARMERGNLRCDANVSLRPRGQKELGTRTETKNVNSFRSVERAVRYEIQRQAAILAKGGTIQQETRHWHEDTGTTSPGRVKSDADDYRYFPEPDLLPVVPSPALIEQLRDALPEPPAARRRRLREEWGFTELEFRDVVNSGLLVEIADTVAAGAAPQQARKWWTGEIARIANAQDAEPASLISSVHVAEVVALVDSGALNDRLARQVVEGVIAGEGTPAEVVAARGLEVVSDDGALIAAVDAALAQQPDVLEKIRDGKVQAAGAVIGAVMKSMGGKADAARVRELVLERAQA from the coding sequence ATGGCGCGCGCAGAACTCATGGACTTCGACAAGGCACTGGAACTCTTCGAGCCCGTGCTCGGCTTCGAGGTGCACGTCGAGCTCAGCACGAAGACGAAGATGTTCTCCGACGCGCCCAACCCCGCCCTCGCCGCGAATAACATCACCGACCCGAACACGGCGATCACGCCCGTGTGCCTCGGCCTGCCGGGCAGCCTGCCGGTCGTCAACGAGCAGGCCGTGCAGTTCGCCATCTCGCTCGGCCTCGCGCTCGGCTGCGAGATCGCGCCGAGCAGCACGTTCAGCCGCAAGAACTACTTCTACCCCGACCTCGCGAAGAACTACCAGATCAGCCAGTACGACGAGCCGATCGCCTTTGAGGGCAGCCTCGAGATCGAGCTGGAAGACGGCAGCCTCGTACAGGTTCCGATCGAGCGCGCCCACATGGAGGAAGATGCCGGCAAGCTGACGCACGTCGGCGGGTCGACGGGCCGCATCCAGGGCGCCGAATACAGCCTCGTCGACTACAACCGCGCCGGGGTTCCGCTCGTCGAGATCGTGACGAAGCCGATCTACGGCGCCGAGCACCGCGCCCCCGAGCTCGCGAAGGCCTACGTCAGCACCATCCGCGACATTGTGCGCGCCCTCGGCATCAGCGAGGCCCGCATGGAGCGCGGCAACCTGCGCTGCGACGCGAACGTCTCGCTGCGTCCGCGCGGCCAGAAAGAGCTGGGCACGCGCACCGAGACGAAGAACGTGAACTCGTTTAGGTCGGTCGAGCGCGCGGTGCGCTACGAGATCCAGCGCCAGGCGGCGATTCTCGCCAAGGGCGGAACCATTCAGCAAGAGACCCGCCACTGGCACGAAGACACCGGCACCACCTCACCCGGACGCGTCAAGAGCGACGCCGACGACTACCGCTACTTTCCCGAGCCCGACCTGCTACCGGTGGTGCCGTCGCCGGCGCTGATCGAGCAGCTTCGGGATGCTCTTCCTGAGCCCCCCGCGGCCCGACGCCGTCGTCTTCGCGAAGAGTGGGGCTTCACCGAGCTGGAGTTCCGCGACGTCGTGAACTCGGGGCTCCTGGTCGAGATCGCCGACACGGTCGCCGCCGGAGCCGCCCCCCAGCAGGCCCGCAAGTGGTGGACGGGCGAGATCGCCCGCATCGCGAATGCTCAGGATGCTGAGCCCGCGTCGCTCATCAGCTCAGTTCACGTGGCCGAGGTTGTGGCCCTGGTCGATTCAGGTGCGCTCAACGACCGCCTCGCTCGCCAGGTGGTCGAGGGTGTCATCGCGGGGGAGGGAACGCCGGCCGAGGTCGTCGCGGCTCGGGGCCTGGAGGTCGTCTCGGACGACGGTGCTCTCATCGCCGCGGTCGATGCGGCTCTGGCGCAGCAGCCCGACGTGCTGGAGAAGATCCGCGACGGCAAGGTGCAGGCCGCCGGAGCCGTGATCGGTGCCGTGATGAAGTCGATGGGCGGCAAGGCCGATGCGGCGCGCGTGCGCGAGCTGGTGCTGGAGCGGGCGCAGGCCTAG